ACTCCCTTATCTACTACTTTTGAATAGATATCTGAAGAACGCTCGACCTCAGCTTGAGTCAGTTCTTCTAACCTGATGTAGCCTAGCCAGGATTGTACTATCTGGATAAGTTTTTCTGACTCTAGCATAGGAACACTTGTGGGAGCGACTGTACTACTGGTACTCTCCTTAACTTAATATTTTTTGTCGTTTATCGCCAACATACCGAAGTAGTCAGCAGTTTTCCACAAAAAAATTAACAATTATAATGGCTCATAACGCTATGAAAGCGTTTCCACGCCAGAATAGTTAAGAATTTTCGCGTCAACAGTTAACATTGGACACCCATGATTTCTGGCTGTAGCTACAATAATTTGGTCAAAAGGGTCACTATGAAATCCGCTTAATTGAGTTGAATCAACCACTATCGGTAGCGTCAAATTTAATAGCTGTACTCCGGGATAAGCCAAAGCTG
The Nostoc edaphicum CCNP1411 genome window above contains:
- a CDS encoding type II toxin-antitoxin system VapC family toxin, producing the protein MIVLDTHIWVWWVDDNSRLTTKYREWIEEYQSQGLGVSIVSCWEVAKLVEKNRLVFSCSVNEWLETALAYPGVQLLNLTLPIVVDSTQLSGFHSDPFDQIIVATARNHGCPMLTVDAKILNYSGVETLS